In Bacteroidota bacterium, the following proteins share a genomic window:
- a CDS encoding tetratricopeptide repeat protein yields the protein MNNKFLLWSGRCSFNVCGTFLLILLLSICTTTYSQKKKKDKLSEDARMTLDRTFVDAHREKTTGSIEKAITLFQQCISIDKENAASYFEISKLLRTKNENAKALEMAETAYKLNNANEWYAMEYAEQLQINNRNEDAAEIYEALIKRFPEQLNYTYMQVSTYLNAGKDEEALKILDKIEKLFGIDPELTREKQRIYLKMGKLDKAAEELEKLIKQYPTLDHYGLLVELYQVNGVTDKAYEVIQRMQAIDAKDPRVALSLAEYYRSKGDKTKSYEQLKEAFKSTSLPAETKTKILLSYLPTIQASAEMKEQATELSKLFVETNPNESSAHAFYGELLMQDKKYGEAREHFLFCTNSDNQNFGMWQQLLSCDLQLSDWEALKLNSNQAKELFPSQPVVFLYNGIAHSQLKEYDNAVKSLTAGSKLLFAGDPLLIDFYSNLGDNYNNLKKFEDSDKYYEKALKADSQNETVLNNWAYYLSLRKDRLDKAEEMAKKVTTLSPNNATYLDTYGWVLYMKGDYTGAKGILEVALKHGGDSSGAILEHYGDVLFKLNDTVRALEYWQKAEKAGDASELIKQKVYEKKLFEQ from the coding sequence ATGAATAATAAATTTTTATTGTGGTCGGGAAGATGTTCTTTTAATGTTTGCGGGACATTTTTACTTATCCTGTTACTTTCAATTTGTACAACAACCTATTCACAGAAAAAGAAAAAAGACAAACTAAGTGAAGATGCACGAATGACCCTTGACCGCACCTTTGTTGATGCGCACCGTGAAAAAACTACCGGTAGTATAGAAAAAGCAATCACCTTATTTCAACAATGCATTTCAATAGATAAAGAAAATGCTGCAAGCTATTTTGAAATATCAAAACTGTTACGGACGAAAAATGAAAATGCCAAAGCCCTTGAGATGGCCGAGACAGCGTACAAACTAAATAATGCCAATGAGTGGTACGCGATGGAGTATGCTGAACAATTACAAATAAATAATCGTAATGAAGATGCAGCCGAAATATATGAGGCATTAATAAAAAGATTTCCTGAGCAACTCAATTACACGTACATGCAGGTAAGCACTTACCTCAATGCAGGAAAGGATGAAGAGGCATTAAAGATTCTGGATAAAATAGAAAAGCTGTTTGGCATTGACCCTGAGCTTACTCGCGAAAAGCAACGCATTTATCTTAAGATGGGAAAACTTGACAAAGCTGCCGAAGAATTAGAAAAGTTGATAAAACAATATCCAACACTTGACCACTATGGACTTCTTGTAGAGCTATACCAGGTAAACGGAGTTACTGATAAGGCATACGAAGTTATACAACGCATGCAAGCCATTGATGCCAAAGACCCGCGCGTGGCGCTTTCGCTTGCCGAGTATTATCGATCGAAAGGAGATAAAACAAAATCGTACGAACAATTGAAGGAGGCTTTTAAGAGCACTTCGTTACCTGCCGAAACGAAAACAAAAATCCTACTATCGTATTTGCCCACTATTCAAGCTAGCGCTGAAATGAAGGAGCAAGCAACCGAACTATCGAAACTATTTGTAGAAACCAATCCCAATGAAAGCAGTGCACATGCCTTTTACGGAGAATTGCTTATGCAAGACAAAAAGTATGGCGAAGCACGCGAACATTTTCTTTTCTGCACCAACAGTGATAATCAGAATTTTGGCATGTGGCAACAACTGCTGAGTTGCGATCTTCAACTTAGCGATTGGGAAGCACTCAAACTTAACAGCAATCAGGCAAAAGAACTTTTTCCTTCGCAACCAGTAGTTTTTCTGTACAATGGTATAGCGCATTCGCAACTCAAAGAATATGATAATGCTGTAAAATCGCTTACGGCAGGCAGCAAGTTGCTCTTTGCTGGCGATCCTTTGTTAATTGACTTCTACTCCAATCTTGGTGATAATTATAACAACCTGAAAAAGTTTGAAGATAGCGACAAATATTATGAAAAGGCATTAAAAGCAGATTCTCAAAATGAAACGGTTTTAAATAACTGGGCCTATTATCTATCACTACGTAAAGATCGACTTGATAAAGCCGAAGAAATGGCAAAGAAAGTTACAACGCTTTCGCCTAACAATGCTACCTACCTTGATACCTATGGCTGGGTATTGTATATGAAAGGTGACTATACCGGAGCAAAGGGCATACTTGAAGTTGCGCTTAAGCACGGTGGTGACAGCAGTGGGGCTATATTGGAGCATTATGGCGATGTGCTATTTAAACTTAACGATACTGTGCGTGCGCTCGAATATTGGCAAAAGGCAGAAAAAGCCGGTGATGCCAGCGAACTTATTAAGCAAAAGGTGTACGAGAAAAAATTATTTGAACAATAA
- a CDS encoding DUF4292 domain-containing protein, whose amino-acid sequence MPKLLTYMVIVILFAGTGCASRKKTITTITKPIAFDTISFKGVEANQLIDSIRFYGFNAQSYSLKADVKFVSDSGEQEFNANIRVLQDSAIWISINAILGIEVARVLITRDSLFLIDRLNKLYSKADYAMLNDLLRLRVDFNTMQNMLTGNFFEYRNENKFNSVYLEDKYYIVSTLNKRKLRRSLEDKDPNKPIVQDFYVEPLIYKILQLRIEDDKLKKTLQTDYKNFQQTDAGLFATEHYTQVHAEKNISLQISFHKVAVNLPIEIPFSIPESYSQMQK is encoded by the coding sequence ATGCCAAAGCTACTGACGTATATGGTTATCGTTATTTTATTTGCAGGTACAGGTTGTGCTTCGCGAAAAAAAACTATTACCACCATTACCAAGCCTATTGCATTCGACACTATTTCATTTAAAGGAGTAGAGGCCAATCAATTAATTGATTCGATTCGTTTTTATGGCTTTAATGCGCAATCTTATAGCTTAAAGGCAGATGTAAAATTTGTGTCTGACTCCGGTGAGCAAGAGTTTAATGCCAATATACGAGTACTTCAAGACAGTGCCATTTGGATTAGTATCAACGCCATTTTGGGAATTGAAGTTGCACGGGTCTTGATAACCCGCGATAGTTTGTTTTTAATTGACCGGTTAAATAAACTGTATAGCAAAGCGGATTATGCTATGCTAAACGACTTGCTCCGCCTGCGAGTGGATTTTAATACCATGCAGAATATGTTAACAGGCAATTTTTTTGAATACCGCAATGAGAATAAATTTAACTCCGTATATCTGGAAGACAAATACTACATTGTTAGTACATTAAACAAACGCAAACTACGCAGGTCCCTGGAAGATAAAGACCCCAATAAACCGATTGTACAAGACTTTTATGTGGAACCATTGATTTATAAAATTTTACAATTGCGTATTGAAGATGATAAGCTTAAGAAGACCTTACAAACCGATTATAAGAACTTTCAACAAACCGATGCGGGCCTTTTTGCCACTGAGCACTATACACAAGTGCATGCTGAAAAAAATATTTCTCTTCAAATATCGTTTCACAAAGTAGCTGTAAATTTGCCGATAGAAATTCCGTTTTCTATTCCGGAAAGCTATAGCCAAATGCAAAAATGA